The genomic region AGTGGGACGGCTTCGCCTGGCAGCCGCTGACCACGGTGCATAACTACGCGGCGGCGTGCCAGATCCTCAACCCTGCCCTCGCCCCTCAGCAGTCCACACAGCCGGCACCGAAGAAGCAGCCCGGTCGACACCGAAAGCCCTGACCCCGAACACTCCAGCCCCCGCCTTCGGCACGATCTCACGCTGTTGGAGACCGTGTGGCTGGCATGCCTGGAACTCCACCCGCGCCTTGCCCTCCTTGGCATTCCGCCCTGCTGGGCCTCGGCCCGAGACAGAATAAGACGTACGGGCGAACGTCCCCAGTTCGCGCTCGGAGGGGCCTCACCTCGGGAAGCCGCGATGAGGCCCCAAGTGGCTCTGCGTAGTGTTCCGACTCTGTGGCGTCCGGCGCGGAGACCTCGGCTCAACGGTCCCCGTCGGGCTCGGCCTCGCCGGACCGCGGGGAGTTCATTGGCCAGCGCGCCGAGGTGTTCGTCGAGGCCGTTGGCGTACGGCCGTACACCCCGGGGTACGTCCGGGCCAACCACCGGACCAGTGCTCACCGCCGGTCAGGCGGGCGAGGTACCGAACGGGTTGTCGATGACGTAGCGCCACAGGCCGTCCGGACCGCGCCGGGTGACGTCCGTGGCGGTCCCGGCCAGCAGGACGGCGGCGCCATCGGGGCCGGTGCCCTCGATGCTCCAGTCGACGATCAGCAGTGCGAGGTCACCGGCCGCGTACGTGTGGCGGGGACGCACTTCGATCGGCAGTCCCAGCGCGAGGAACTCCGCCGTTTCCGCGGCGAGCGCGGCGCCCGTCAGCGGGGTTCCGGGGCGTGGGACGAAGACGGCGTCCGGCGCGTACACCTGGGCCACCGCCGCCGGGTCGCCGGTGTTGAAGGCCGCGGCGAAGACGGCGGGGTGTTGCCGGGGATCGGTTGTCAGGGCGACAGTGGGCGCATGATCGCGTTCGATGTTCATGGCCACAGCCAAGCCGAGGCCGAAATGGGTCACCAAACGGAAAGCCACGCCGGCCGGTGGGACGACGAGCTGGTCCCAGACGTCGCCGGGCGTTCCCTGCGTCCGGAGCCACACTGCCCGGTTGAGCTGGCCCTCGCGGCGGTGTCAGGGCGCTGGACCACGCTCGTACTGCGGGAACTGATGAGCGGACCGCTGTCGTTCGGGGCGCTTTCGACCCGACTCCCCGACATCAGCCCGAAGGTGCTCACCGAGCGGCTGCGGACGCTGGAGGGGCAGGGTCTCGCCGTCCGGGAACGGCTGCCCGGCTTTCCCGTACGCACCCGCTACGGTCTGACCGCGGCCGGTGCGGCCCTGCGGCCTCTGCTCGTCGAGCTGTACCGGACCGGGGTGGAGCTGGCGGAGACGGGGGCAGGGGTGGGGGGCCCGGCCCCGGGAGGGCTCGCGATCCAGTAGGGGAACCCGGAACCAGAGCTTCGCCGCCGGGAGAGCAGCGCCATCTTCCTCATGGACTCACCGGCAAGGCATCGGCCAGCGATGGGCCACCGGGCGGCGGCCCGAAATTTGCCCCGTCGAGCACCGTGGCGCGCCCGCCCTGATCACCTCCGCGATGCGCTGCATGCGCTGGGGGTTGATCACGTTGGCATCCTTCACCC from Streptomyces sp. NBC_00190 harbors:
- a CDS encoding YybH family protein, whose translation is MNIERDHAPTVALTTDPRQHPAVFAAAFNTGDPAAVAQVYAPDAVFVPRPGTPLTGAALAAETAEFLALGLPIEVRPRHTYAAGDLALLIVDWSIEGTGPDGAAVLLAGTATDVTRRGPDGLWRYVIDNPFGTSPA
- a CDS encoding DUF6087 family protein → MDDEPLAHWAARRQGRLRKPGELKAITLGTGPLRAAHLDPDAPRMILEWDGFAWQPLTTVHNYAAACQILNPALAPQQSTQPAPKKQPGRHRKP
- a CDS encoding winged helix-turn-helix transcriptional regulator; its protein translation is MSGRWTTLVLRELMSGPLSFGALSTRLPDISPKVLTERLRTLEGQGLAVRERLPGFPVRTRYGLTAAGAALRPLLVELYRTGVELAETGAGVGGPAPGGLAIQ